The Balearica regulorum gibbericeps isolate bBalReg1 chromosome 30, bBalReg1.pri, whole genome shotgun sequence genome includes a window with the following:
- the TMED1 gene encoding transmembrane emp24 domain-containing protein 1 isoform X1, with translation MAARWLWLLALWAGPAAAPPPPDAEVTFVLPAGRRECFYQGAPGNASLEAEYQVIGGAGLDVDFSLESPSGRLLVSEYRRSDGAHTVEPTEAGDYKLCFDNSFSTISEKLVFFELIFDSAQEDEEEEEEEEGDGWVEAAEPEDTLDVKIEDIKESIETMKSRLERSIQMQTLLRAFEARDRNLQESNLGRVNFWSAVNLGVLVVVAFLQVYMLKSLFEDKRTVRT, from the exons ATGGCGGCGCggtggctgtggctgctggcGCTCTGGGCCGggcccgccgccgctccgccgccgcccgaCGCTGAGGTCACGTTCGTGCTGCCCGCCGGCCGCCGGGAGTGCTTCTACCAGGGCGCTCCCGGGAACGCCTCCCTGGAGGCCGAGTATCAG GTGAtcggcggggccgggctggaCGTCGACTTCTCCCTGGAGAGTCCGTCGGGGCGGCTGCTGGTCAGCGAGTACCGGCGCTCCGACGGGGCCCACAC CGTGGAGCCCACCGAAGCCGGCGACTACAAGCTCTGCTTCGACAACTCCTTCAGCACCATCTCGGAGAAGCTGGTGTTCTTCGAGCTCATCTTCGACAGCGCCcaggaggacgaggaggaggaggaggaggaggaaggcgaTGGCTGGGTGGAGGCGGCCGAACCCGAGGACACGCTGGACGTCAAAATCGAGGACATCAAG GAATCCATCGAGACCATGAAGAGCCGCCTGGAACGGAGCATCCAGATGCAAACGCTGCTTCGAGCCTTCGAGGCGCGAGATCGTAACCTGCAGGAGAGCAACCTGGGGCGGGTGAACTTCTGGTCGGCCGTGAACTTGGGcgtgctggtggtggtggcttTCCTCCAGGTCTACATGCTGAAGAGCCTCTTCGAGGACAAGAGGACGGTGCGGACGTAG
- the TMED1 gene encoding transmembrane emp24 domain-containing protein 1 isoform X2: MAARWLWLLALWAGPAAAPPPPDAEVTFVLPAGRRECFYQGAPGNASLEAEYQVIGGAGLDVDFSLESPSGRLLVSEYRRSDGAHTTISEKLVFFELIFDSAQEDEEEEEEEEGDGWVEAAEPEDTLDVKIEDIKESIETMKSRLERSIQMQTLLRAFEARDRNLQESNLGRVNFWSAVNLGVLVVVAFLQVYMLKSLFEDKRTVRT; the protein is encoded by the exons ATGGCGGCGCggtggctgtggctgctggcGCTCTGGGCCGggcccgccgccgctccgccgccgcccgaCGCTGAGGTCACGTTCGTGCTGCCCGCCGGCCGCCGGGAGTGCTTCTACCAGGGCGCTCCCGGGAACGCCTCCCTGGAGGCCGAGTATCAG GTGAtcggcggggccgggctggaCGTCGACTTCTCCCTGGAGAGTCCGTCGGGGCGGCTGCTGGTCAGCGAGTACCGGCGCTCCGACGGGGCCCACAC CACCATCTCGGAGAAGCTGGTGTTCTTCGAGCTCATCTTCGACAGCGCCcaggaggacgaggaggaggaggaggaggaggaaggcgaTGGCTGGGTGGAGGCGGCCGAACCCGAGGACACGCTGGACGTCAAAATCGAGGACATCAAG GAATCCATCGAGACCATGAAGAGCCGCCTGGAACGGAGCATCCAGATGCAAACGCTGCTTCGAGCCTTCGAGGCGCGAGATCGTAACCTGCAGGAGAGCAACCTGGGGCGGGTGAACTTCTGGTCGGCCGTGAACTTGGGcgtgctggtggtggtggcttTCCTCCAGGTCTACATGCTGAAGAGCCTCTTCGAGGACAAGAGGACGGTGCGGACGTAG
- the C30H19orf38 gene encoding protein HIDE1 isoform X1 encodes MMRLKLLLLALGAVVAPRLSPSPLGVLSQGDEGPPKITCFAPRRYAGSTFDLFAVGAGVPAQSVSAEQDQNKVDFTLDGATATSRCYRCRYRSYNGSAWQMSAFSTEIVVNASSDAACHPPTAAPTGRPLPTSMTLRQDRSWLLPVAVGAAVLVLLVLAVAAVAAWRVEAGRRRAKRQEASCWTETRYPTTELSYDNCAYAVGVNAQPADGTGTGTALASPPAAPHFSTFRSLA; translated from the exons ATGATGAGGCTGAAGCTTCTCCTCCTCGCGTTGG GAGCCGTGGTAGCGCCGAGGCTCTCCCCGTCGCCGCTCGGGGTCCTCTCCCAAGGGGACGAGGGTCCCCCGAAAATCACCTGCTTCGCCCCGCGGAGGTACGCCGGCAGCACCTTCGATCTCTTTGCGGTGGGCGCCGGTGTCCCCGCGCAGAGCGTCTCCGCCGAGCAGGACCAGAACAAGGTTGATTTTACCCTGGATGGGGCTACCGCGACCTCCCGGTGCTACCGGTGCCGGTACCGGAGTTACAACGGCAGCGCCTGGCAGATGTCGGCATTCAGCACGGAGATCGTGGTGAACG CCTCAAGTGACGCCGCCTGCCATCCCCCCACCGCCGCGCCGACCGGCCGGCCTCTGCCGACCTCCATGACTCTGCGGCAAG ATCGCTCCTGGCTCCTCCCAGTTGCCGTCGGCGCGGctgtcctggtgctgctggtgctggcgGTGGCGGCGGTTGCGGCCTGGCGAG TCGAGGCAGGGAGACGGCGGGCAAAGAG GCAGGAGGCGTCTTGCTGGACGGAAACGCGGTACCCCACCACGG AGCTTTCCTATGACAACTGCGCCTACGCCGTCGGCGTG AACGCGCAGCCGGCAgacggcaccggcaccggcacggCCCTGGCGTCCCCCCCTGCCGCACCCCACTTCAGCACCTTCAGGTCCTTGGCGTGA
- the CARM1 gene encoding histone-arginine methyltransferase CARM1 yields the protein MAAVSVFPGVRLLTIGDANGEIQRHQEQQPLRLEVRTGPDSAGLALYGHEDVCVFKCSVSRETECSRVGKQSFIITLGCNSVLVQFATPTDFCSFYNILKNCRGHNTERSVFSERTEESSAVQYFQFYGYLSQQQNMMQDYVRTGTYQRAILQNHSDFKDKIVLDVGCGSGILSFFAAQAGARKIYAVEASTMAQHAEVLVKSNNLTDRIVVIPGKVEEVSLPEQVDIIISEPMGYMLFNERMLESYLHAKKYLKPSGNMFPTIGDVHLAPFTDEQLYMEQFTKANFWYQPSFHGVDLSALRGAAVDEYFRQPVVDTFDIRILMAKSVKYTVNFLEAKEGDLHRIEIPFKFHMLHSGLVHGLAFWFDVAFIGSIMTVWLSTAPTEPLTHWYQVRCLFQSPLFAKAGDTLSGTCLLIANKRQSYDISIVAQVDQTGSKSSNLLDLKNPFFRYTGTTPSPPPGSHYTSPSENMWNTGSTYNMSTGMAVAGMPAAYDLSSVIAGGSNVGHNNLIPLANTGIVNHTHSRMGSIMSTGIVQGSSSGQSGAGSSTHYPLNSQFTMGGPAISMASPMSITTNTMHYGS from the exons ATGGCCGCGGTGTCGGTGTTCCCCGGCGTGCGGCTCCTCACCATCGGGGACGCCAACGGCGAGATCCAGCGgcaccaggagcagcagccGCTGCGCCTCGAGGTCCGCACCGGCCCCGACAGCGCCGGCCTGGCGCTCTACGGCC ATGAAGACGTTTGCGTGTTCAAGTGCTCCGTGTCCCGCGAGACCGAGTGCAGCCGCGTGGGCAAACAGTCCTTCATCATCACGCTGGGCTGCAACAGCGTCCTCGTCCAGTTCGCCACCCCCACCG atttctgttccttttacaACATCCTGAAAAACTGCCGCGGCCACAACACGGAACGGTCGGTCTTCAGCGAGCGGACGGAGGAATCCTCGGCCGTGCAGTACTTCCAG TTCTACGGGTACCTGTCCCAGCAGCAGAACATGATGCAGGACTACGTCCGGACGGGCACCTACCAGCGAGCCATCCTGCAGAACCACAGCGACTTCAAAGACAAG ATCGTCCTGGACGTGGGTTGCGGCTCCGGCATCCTCTCCTTCTTCGCGGCGCAGGCTGGAGCGAGGAAGATCTACGCGGTGGAAGCCAGCACCATGGCCCAGCACGCGGAG GTTTTGGTGAAAAGCAACAACCTGACGGACCGGATCGTGGTGATCCCGGGGAAGGTGGAGGAGGTCTCGCTGCCCGAGCAGGTGGACATCATCATCTCCGAGCCCATGGGCTACATGCTCTTCAACGAGCGGATGCTGGAGAGTTACCTCCACGCCAAAAAGTACCTGAAACCGAGCG GGAACATGTTCCCGACGATCGGCGACGTCCACTTGGCCCCGTTCACGGACGAGCAGCTCTACATGGAGCAGTTCACCAAGGCCAATTTCTG GTATCAGCCGTCCTTCCACGGCGTCGACCTCTCCGCGCTCCGAGGGGCGGCCGTGGACGAGTATTTCAGGCAGCCCGTGGTG GACACTTTTGATATCAGGATTTTAATGGCCAAATCGGTCAAATACACCGTGAATTTCTTAGAAGCCAAAGAAGGCGACTTGCACAG GATAGAAATCCCCTTCAAGTTCCACATGCTGCACTCGGGGCTGGTGCACGGCTTGGCCTTCTGGTTCGACGTCGCCTTCATCGGCTCCAT aatgACGGTGTGGCTCTCGACGGCCCCCACCGAACCGCTGACCCACTGGTACCAGGTCCGGTGCCTCTTCCAGTCGCCGCTCTTCGCCAAAGCCGGCGACACGCTCTCAGGGACTTGCCTCCTCATCGCCAACaagag ACAGAGCTATGACATCAGCATCGTGGCCCAGGTGGACCAGACCGGCTCCAAGTCCAGCAACCTCCTCGACCTGAAAAACCCCTTCTTCAG gtaCACGGGGACgaccccctcgcccccccccggctcccacTACACCTCCCCGTCGGAGAACATGTGGAACACGGGCAGCACCTACAACATGAGCACGGGGATGGCCGTGGCCG GCATGCCCGCGGCGTACGACCTCAGCAGCGTTATCGCCGGCGGCTCCAACGTCGGCCACAACAACCTGATTCCTTTAG CCAACACCGGCATCGTGAACCACACTCACTCCAGGATGGGCTCCATCATGAGCACGGGCATCGTCCAAG GCTCCTCCAGCGGCCAGAGCGGCGCCGGCTCCAGCACCCACTACCCCCTCAACAGCCAGTTCACCATGGGGGGCCCCgccatctccatggcctcccCCATGTCCATCACCACCAACACGATGCACTACGGGAGCTAA
- the C30H19orf38 gene encoding protein HIDE1 isoform X2: protein MMRLKLLLLALGAVVAPRLSPSPLGVLSQGDEGPPKITCFAPRRYAGSTFDLFAVGAGVPAQSVSAEQDQNKVDFTLDGATATSRCYRCRYRSYNGSAWQMSAFSTEIVVNASSDAACHPPTAAPTGRPLPTSMTLRQDRSWLLPVAVGAAVLVLLVLAVAAVAAWRGRRRLAGRKRGTPPRSFPMTTAPTPSA, encoded by the exons ATGATGAGGCTGAAGCTTCTCCTCCTCGCGTTGG GAGCCGTGGTAGCGCCGAGGCTCTCCCCGTCGCCGCTCGGGGTCCTCTCCCAAGGGGACGAGGGTCCCCCGAAAATCACCTGCTTCGCCCCGCGGAGGTACGCCGGCAGCACCTTCGATCTCTTTGCGGTGGGCGCCGGTGTCCCCGCGCAGAGCGTCTCCGCCGAGCAGGACCAGAACAAGGTTGATTTTACCCTGGATGGGGCTACCGCGACCTCCCGGTGCTACCGGTGCCGGTACCGGAGTTACAACGGCAGCGCCTGGCAGATGTCGGCATTCAGCACGGAGATCGTGGTGAACG CCTCAAGTGACGCCGCCTGCCATCCCCCCACCGCCGCGCCGACCGGCCGGCCTCTGCCGACCTCCATGACTCTGCGGCAAG ATCGCTCCTGGCTCCTCCCAGTTGCCGTCGGCGCGGctgtcctggtgctgctggtgctggcgGTGGCGGCGGTTGCGGCCTGGCGAG GCAGGAGGCGTCTTGCTGGACGGAAACGCGGTACCCCACCACGG AGCTTTCCTATGACAACTGCGCCTACGCCGTCGGCGTG A